The sequence below is a genomic window from Acidimicrobiales bacterium.
GCCGGGTCAGGTGCTCGGCGGCATCTCCGACCACCCGGGACCGATGGTGGTCCGGATCTGGACGACAGTTACCGTCGCGGTCATGTCTTGTACCGTCGCGGTCATGTCTGGGATCGGTTCGCAATGAGAACCCACCGACTCCTGGCAGCGGTGGTGATGCTGTTGTTTGGGCTCTGCATTGCCTCTGCGCCCATGGCGTCCGCCCGGACCGGCGCGGACCAGATGGCTGTGCCTGCGTATTCCTCCTTCGACCCGATCGACAACGGCGATGCCGTGCAGGTCCGCACGTTGTCGAGTCGCGCTGACCTCGTCAGCGGTGGTGATGCGTTCGTCGAGATCGTCGTGCCGGCCGGGTCCGACCTCACCGCCGTGGTGGTCGATGTCGACGGTGTCGACGTTTCGTCCTCCTTCGTCGCCGCCGGTCCGGGTCTGCGAGGCCTGGTCAGGGTGCTCCCGGTCGGTTCCAGCGTGATCACGGCCACGCTGTCCGACGGCAGCGGTGCGCGGCTCGACGTGGTGAACGCGGCTCAGGGTGGTCCGGTGTTCTCCGGGCCGTTGATCGAGCCTTGGACGTGCACCAATGGTTCGGAGGAGCCGGACTGCAGCCAGGACCCGACGGTCAACTTCTACTACCGGTCGACG
It includes:
- a CDS encoding DUF6351 family protein, which gives rise to MLLFGLCIASAPMASARTGADQMAVPAYSSFDPIDNGDAVQVRTLSSRADLVSGGDAFVEIVVPAGSDLTAVVVDVDGVDVSSSFVAAGPGLRGLVRVLPVGSSVITATLSDGSGARLDVVNAAQGGPVFSGPLIEPWTCTNGSEEPDCSQDPTVNFYYRST